The Candidatus Nanosynbacter sp. HMT-352 genomic interval AATGGCAGCTTTTTGGGCAATACAGTCCACGCCTAGTGCTAGCCCGCTCACGATTACACATCCGGCTTTTGCCAGATCTGTTGCTAATCGCTCGGTCACTTCTTTTCCGTAGGCAGATGGCTTACGGGACCCGACGATTGATACGACTGGCGCCTTTGTTTCCGGCAACTTTCCTATATAACATAAGCTTTTTGGCGAATTGGCAATATTTGTTAATCTCTGGGAGAAAATATGCTCATCTGGTAGAATTCTATTGATTTCCATAAAAAATGTGGTAAAAAGTATTGACACTTTGTCAAATGTTTGCTATAATCAAGGACGATTGGTTAAGTAATAATTAACCAAACGCACCTTATACCCCCTATTCTAACTATATGTTAGGTTGCGCGCAATGGCATTAAGTATTCTTACCCTCCACTTTTTGCGGTTCAACGTTACGCGCATACTAACCCCTTTAACTGCCCTTTTTCAAAGGCGACCTCTGTTAATGTGAGTACGAAATTGTATTGATAGTCATCAGGCGCGGACTTTTGGAGTTTTAGTCGCGACGCTTCACTGATACGGTAGCTCGGGTGGGTTGAAGGGTAAAAAAGCGTCAGGTGATGCCCACCCTTACCTGGCGCTTTTTTGTTGGGAAAAATTATTTATTTTCTATAATATGTCGGCACTTTTCGCAAATACCTTCCAGCTCAAAGTGGTGTTTTGTGACTATGAAATTATGTTTTTTACCAATGAGATCTATGAGTTTTTCGAGCTCTTGTAATTGTATAGGTTCGGCATTTTGACAATTGATGCAGTATAGATGGTGATGATGCGGTATAAAAGGTTCTGCTAACTCGTAATAATTCTTCCAACCAATAGTTATAGTGTTTATAATGTTCAGAGTATCGAACATTAGTAGCGTGCGGTAAATGCTGGCACGGTTAATGTTTTTGCAGTTTTTCGCAATATCGCCGACCGTAAGAGGCACATCTGAATTTCGTAGGATGTCAAATACTTGCTGACGGGGTTTTGTCAGGCGAAGATTGTGGCGTTCAAATATTTCATTTAACATAGCGTTATCAATAGTTTATAACTTATTGCAACAAGTGTGCAATAGACCTACAGTCCGAGTAATTCATAAGGATATTTGGGCTGGTTGATTTTTGTGATATGCGCGTCGGTTATGACGTATTCAGCTTGACTATTAACGATTTTTTGCGACAATTTACCCTTGACGATTAGCCATGTTCCATCTGGGTAGTCTGTCGAAAAGTTTTTCTCGACCAGGATTTTCATAGGCACGCTGTCAACAGTGCAGCAACTTATAACGTATCTGGCAATATTGAAGTAATTATAGCCGTAGTTTTTTAATAGATCATTTGAAACGAAGCCAGTAATGGTGATATTTTTACCGTTAAAATAAGCGGCTTCTTTACAGGAATTTATGGCGGTTTTCCAGCGGTTTATTGAGATTGTAGAAGAGTTCTCTTTCGGCTGAGGTGTTTCGCAACGACTTTCGGGATCAATAATTACAGGGCTTTCTTTTTGCGCGAGGCTGCTTGGAGAAAGTGGTTTTGGTGGCAATATATATCCGACTGAGAGTATAATTGCTGCAAAATAAGATATCGGAGTAATTTTTTTCAAGCTAATTCTAGATTTGTCTTTTGCGGGTTTATTTTTTAATTGCAACATTATATCAATAAGCAAAAGTATAACGCCGATTACGCTAATTACGACCGCGAATGTGTGATAGCGTGGATGAATGTAAAAGCCGAGTTGGTCACGCCAAGCTAATAGCAAAATATATACACAAATGATAATTCCGCCAATTGATTTGGTAAGATTAGCGTACATATAAATTAACTCCCAGCCCGACAATTAATGATAAGACGAATACAGTTAAGGTAATTGTTGCAATAAATTTCCAGCGAAAAGTTGTTTTTAACAACGTAATCATTTTAATGTCTATCATCGGTCCGAATAGCAAGAAAGATAAAATTGAGCCTGTCGTGAAATTTCGCACATAAGCAAGTGCGAAGAACGCGTCGATGCTGG includes:
- a CDS encoding Fur family transcriptional regulator, translating into MLNEIFERHNLRLTKPRQQVFDILRNSDVPLTVGDIAKNCKNINRASIYRTLLMFDTLNIINTITIGWKNYYELAEPFIPHHHHLYCINCQNAEPIQLQELEKLIDLIGKKHNFIVTKHHFELEGICEKCRHIIENK
- a CDS encoding TIGR03943 family putative permease subunit; its protein translation is MYANLTKSIGGIIICVYILLLAWRDQLGFYIHPRYHTFAVVISVIGVILLLIDIMLQLKNKPAKDKSRISLKKITPISYFAAIILSVGYILPPKPLSPSSLAQKESPVIIDPESRCETPQPKENSSTISINRWKTAINSCKEAAYFNGKNITITGFVSNDLLKNYGYNYFNIARYVISCCTVDSVPMKILVEKNFSTDYPDGTWLIVKGKLSQKIVNSQAEYVITDAHITKINQPKYPYELLGL